In Leptospira stimsonii, a single window of DNA contains:
- a CDS encoding YfeK family protein produces MKKKIIWLFVLLSFISIGAEESSEFQKDLNLLMNSLESCACKFVRNGAEHDPKEAREHMERKLKATDGKIQTIAQFIEYIGTKSSVSGKPYLVKFSDGKTLESSVWLNAKWEEISKKKNTPSNTQIKKKK; encoded by the coding sequence ATGAAAAAGAAAATCATTTGGTTATTTGTTTTGCTCTCCTTCATTTCAATCGGAGCGGAAGAATCTTCCGAGTTTCAAAAAGATTTGAATTTATTGATGAACTCGCTGGAATCCTGCGCATGTAAATTTGTTCGCAACGGAGCGGAACACGACCCGAAAGAAGCAAGAGAACACATGGAACGCAAATTAAAGGCGACGGACGGCAAAATTCAAACGATCGCACAGTTTATCGAATATATCGGTACTAAATCCAGCGTTTCCGGAAAACCTTATTTAGTAAAATTCTCAGACGGTAAAACGTTGGAATCTTCGGTCTGGTTGAATGCGAAATGGGAAGAAATTTCCAAGAAAAAAAATACTCCCTCTAATACCCAAATCAAAAAGAAGAAATAG